CAGCGCCATTGCCGCATCCGCAAGGAGAATTGCCGCAACGGCGTACGAGACCGCATCAGATCGCTGTCGGACGTGATCCAACATTGCGCCGACGACGGCTGTTGAGGATGCCAATCCTCCGAAGAAGCCGGTAACGACGATGCCACGGCCGCCATACGATCTGACAATTGCGTAGTTGACGATGCCGATAGCAGCAACACTGACAACGAGCAACCACACCACTCGGGGTTCGATCTCGATAGAGAGACCGATGAGTGTCACTGTCATCGACCCACCTGGGAGTATCGGATAGATAACGAACGCGAGGACGCCGAACTCTGCTGCCGAACGCAACTCCGCTTTGGTGAGGCCCCACGCGAAATCGTGCAGTTCGCGTTTCAAAACGAGGAGGAGTGATGAAAGTATTGTGACCGTCACGCCCTCAAGAAGCATCCCCGTTCCAACGAGTACGCCAACTCCGTACGCCACGAGCATAGACACCGCCGTCGTCAGAGATAATCCCTCGCCGTCAATGAGGAGCCCACGGAAAGCGAGCACGACCCCCTGTACAACGATTAGTACACCCCCGAGGACGAGCAGCCACTGTCGATTAAGCACCGTGAACAACGCTCCGAGGAGCGTGATCAGTGAGAACGTCCGAATGCCCGCCGATCGGTGTGACCACT
The nucleotide sequence above comes from Halocatena marina. Encoded proteins:
- a CDS encoding MgtC/SapB family protein, translated to MALELSVPDPVLMRLILAGALGLFLGLEREWSHRSAGIRTFSLITLLGALFTVLNRQWLLVLGGVLIVVQGVVLAFRGLLIDGEGLSLTTAVSMLVAYGVGVLVGTGMLLEGVTVTILSSLLLVLKRELHDFAWGLTKAELRSAAEFGVLAFVIYPILPGGSMTVTLIGLSIEIEPRVVWLLVVSVAAIGIVNYAIVRSYGGRGIVVTGFFGGLASSTAVVGAMLDHVRQRSDAVSYAVAAILLADAAMALRNLTIVLVFADNRQPMIGLVLPLSAIILGSLVVAGLTADWSEQIDLDLDSPFSLRNALSFGALFAVVLLGSAIAKALYGNAGFLLAAALSGFVSSAGATTSAIVLYNGNVISPNTAILGVMIATITSIGVKAALALVSPTRSFGYRVAAWSAGLATVATGIAILILI